The Solanum lycopersicum chromosome 6, SLM_r2.1 genome has a window encoding:
- the LOC138349291 gene encoding uncharacterized protein yields MSSAPPLRHGKGQHINRPPLLNGQYYSWWKARMEDFIQAEDYELWVRITKGPLIPTITDSEGNKVPKPADTYNEADYKMLGNNAKAKCILVCGLGPDEFNQYEAFKMKSGESLQDMITRFTTVVNELISLGKVYTTEELVDKVLRILPRSWEIKVTAIREAKDLTTMSLDKLVGNLKTYEMNVDKRGEGNKEKVLGLKATESDESDIDDDDLALISRNFKKLFKRGLNSAKKSPPLKEKTPERSQNGGCFKCDKTDHQIKDGPMWELEWKKEKAEKERKELLNKKKTKEKEQAMYAA; encoded by the exons ATGAGTTCTGCACCTCCACTCAGACATGGTAAGGGTCAACACATCAACAGACCTCCACTATTAAATGGACAATACTACTCATGGTGGAAGGCAAGGATGGAAGACTTCATTCAAGCTGAAGACTATGAATTATGGGTAAGAATTACTAAGGGACCACTAATTCCTACCATCACTGATAGTGAAGGAAATAAAGTACCTAAACCCGCAGATACATATAATGAAGCAGATTATAAGATGCTAGGAAATAATGCAAAAGCTAAGTGTATTCTTGTGTGTGGATTAGGACCTGATGAATTTAACC AATATGAAGCCTTTAAGATGAAATCCGGAGAATCTCTTCAAGATATGATCACCAGATTCACCACTGTGGTAAACGAACTAATCTCATTAGGCAAAGTATATACCACTGAGGAACTGGTTGACAAAGTACTTAGGATTTTGCCTAGGTCTTGGGAAATCAAAGTCACTGCCATTAGAGAAGCTAAGGACCTAACTACTATGTCTTTAGATAAATTAGTTGGAAATCTCAAGACCTACGAGATGAATGTTGACAAAAGAGGTgaaggaaataaagaaaaagttctTGGTCTTAAAGCAACTGAAAGTGACGAATCAGACATAGATGACGATGATCTAGCTTTGATAAGTAGGAACTTCAAGAAACTCTTTAAAAGGGGGTTAAACTCTGCCaagaaatcaccacccttgaaaGAAAAAACTCCTGAACGATCACAAAATGGAGGTTGTTTTAAGTGTGATAAGACAGATCATCAAATAAAGGACGGCCCAATGTGGGAATTAGaatggaaaaaggaaaaagctgaaaaagaaaggaaggaactcctcaacaaaaagaaaaccaaaGAAAAGGAACAAGCAATGTATGCAGCCTAG
- the LOC138349292 gene encoding secreted RxLR effector protein 161-like has translation MDDAKPIDTPISPATKLDLEGTGSAVEQKLYRGMIGSLLYLTASRPDIVFSVGLCARFQTNPKESHIQAVKRILRYLKGTSDLGLWYPKGTNFDLVGYANADYAGYLGDRKSTTGMAHFLGSCLISWGSKKQNSVALSTAEAEYVAAASCCAQLLWIKQQLSDFGLKIEQVPIFCDNTSAINIAKNPVQHKRTKHIDIRHHFLKDNVEKGLISINFCTTKEQIADIFTKALAREHFERNRLELGMMKTN, from the coding sequence ATGGACGATGCCAAACCAATTGATACTCCAATATCCCCTGCCACTAAGTTGGACCTTGAAGGAACAGGTTCTGCTGTTGAACAAAAACTGTACAGAGGCATGATTGGCTCCCTTTTGTATCTTACTGCTAGTCGACCTGATATTGTGTTTAGTGTAGGATTATGTGCTCGCTTTCAAACTAATCCTAAAGAATCACATATTCAAGCAGTCAAGAGAATCCTCAGATATCTAAAAGGAACCTCTGATTTAGGACTTTGGTACCCAAAAGGAACCAACTTTGATTTAGTTGGGTATGCGAATGCTGACTATGCTGGATACTTGGGTGACAGAAAAAGCACTACAGGAATGGCTCACTTTCTAGGATCATGTCTTATTTCATGGGGATCAAAGAAACAAAACTCAGTTGCACTATCCACTGCTGAGGCTGAGTACGTAGCAGCTGCGTCATGTTGCGCCCAACTTCTGTGGATTAAGCAACAACTTAGTGATTTCGGTCTCAAAATTGAACAAGTCCCAATTTTCTGCGATAATACTAGTGCTATCAACATTGCAAAAAATCCGGTACAACATAAGAGAACTAAACACATTGACATTCGTCATCACTTTCTTAAAGACAATGTGGAAAAGGGTTTAATCTCTATAAATTTTTGTACTACGAAAGAACAAATCGCGGACATATTTACAAAGGCATTAGCAAGGGAACACTTTGAAAGGAACAGGCTGGAGCTAGGAATGATGAAGACCAACTAA